A stretch of Planococcus citri chromosome 5, ihPlaCitr1.1, whole genome shotgun sequence DNA encodes these proteins:
- the LOC135847205 gene encoding uncharacterized protein LOC135847205 gives MLTRLLIILPLIFHQITCMEITLPFSILSRNPTFVDKTLFLSELFNCDDTSIILTSPRGFGKTTTISMIELFSSIDLKDDDINSTQFKVLGHVDPSAIFQKTLIARDTEFIRRHQSQYVVLKLDMEVDFPDHQITSESIRDKLLDVLLEGVKKYSTILRNHNTQYCQDPSKDSNSSTNLIPAEAEVQFLNEFFSRNISVSDISLALREIIQILSRCLGRKVILLVDNYDHVAAGFLSKNTNLELEKFYHELNTMLHYVSDLFSTSTCMFKALIMSISAAPLRWGVKPKFEFETIFKHYEFLGSHRFVDFIGLNETEVEQLVTKFHLEADEKLILSTYYDAYRTYPDSDVYHKYPDSKKIYNPRHLTRFIKLYRKQVIGNEVLSNVYKESFKYIGFIGEHLNNRSKLELELLAVISNQSLSLNYRYTPPFYLPIVKEIMNYRFSSELAITKMTWSYLFDLGFLTPFIGNLSTRKPYIYKIANQEAQRVLYKLLIEYHNESRLPFNEVGKCSQQFVVKDVILNKQSIASLFGLVEMLLGRCINNTAQYGRSKDNELRYQSILYASSSQFANSEFFVSTMQFRNRANDTFYGVYYYNTNEKVCSIVITRNCDEPGKVEDVLLNEAATSYSLPHAEVKHIMYAVVNVFKDGHLETFYVTYERC, from the coding sequence ATGCTCACCAGATTACTCATAATTCTACCACTGATTTTCCACCAAATCACCTGCATGGAGATCACATTACCTTTCTCAATACTCTCCAGGAATCCGACATTCGTAGACAAGACGTTATTCTTATCCGAGCTCTTCAACTGTGACGATACCAGCATAATCCTAACATCACCAAGGGGATTTGGAAAAACCACCACGATATCGATGATCGAACTATTCTCTAGTATTGATCTCAAAGATGACGATATAAACTCCACTCAATTCAAAGTGCTCGGTCACGTTGATCCTTCTGCAATCTTCCAGAAAACATTGATCGCTCGCGATACCGAATTCATTCGCAGACATCAATCTCAATACgttgttttaaaattagatATGGAAGTTGATTTCCCCGATCACCAAATTACTTCCGAATCAATTCGAGATAAATTACTCGACGTTTTACTAGAAGGAGTCAAAAAATACTCGACGATTTTACGAAATCATAATACTCAATACTGCCAAGATCCCAGCAAGGATTCGAATTCATCCACTAATTTGATTCCAGCCGAAGCCGAAGTTCAATTCTTGAATGAGTTCTTCTCCAGAAACATCTCCGTTTCTGATATTTCACTGGCTTTACGTGAAATTATACAGATTCTATCGAGATGCCTCGGTCGAAAAGTAATCCTACTTGTCGATAACTACGATCACGTTGCTGCAGGATTTCTGTCCAAGAACACAAACCTCGAACTCGAGAAATTTTACCACGAATTAAATACGATGTTGCATTACGTTTCAGATTTATTCTCAACGTCCACCTGTATGTTTAAAGCACTGATAATGAGCATCTCTGCAGCTCCATTGAGATGGGGAGTAAAaccaaaattcgaatttgaaaccATCTTCAAACACTACGAGTTCCTGGGATCGCATCGTTTCGTCGACTTCATCGGATTGAACGAAACCGAAGTCGAACAACTAGTAACAAAGTTTCATCTCGAAGCCGATGAAAAACTGATTCTATCAACGTACTACGACGCCTACCGAACGTATCCAGACAGCGACGTCTACCACAAATATCCAGACAGCAAGAAGATCTACAACCCGAGACATCTCACACGTTTCATCAAACTTTATCGTAAGCAAGTGATAGGAAACGAAGTACTATCGAACGTGTACAAAGAATCCTTCAAATACATCGGTTTCATCGGCGAACATTTGAATAATCGATCTAAACTGGAGTTGGAATTACTCGCAGTTATCTCCAATCAATCCCTATCATTGAATTACCGTTACACTCCTCCATTTTATTTACCAATAGTCAAAGAAATCATGAATTATCGGTTTTCCAGCGAATTGGCTATCACCAAGATGACGTGGTCTTATTTATTCGATCTAGGATTCTTGACTCCTTTTATAGGCAATTTATCTACTCGTAAACCCtatatttacaaaattgctaATCAAGAAGCTCAACGCGTTTTGTACAAATTACTCATCGAGTATCATAACGAATCCAGACTACCGTTCAACGAAGTAGGTAAATGTTCCCAGCAGTTCGTTGTAAAAGACGTCATACTGAATAAGCAATCCATAGCGAGCCTATTCGGTCTGGTGGAAATGCTCTTAGGGAGATGTATCAACAACACAGCTCAATATGGACGTTCCAAAGACAACGAATTGAGGTATCAATCCATCTTGTACGCGTCTTCGTCGCAGTTTGCCAACTCCGAGTTCTTCGTTTCGACGATGCAGTTCCGTAATCGAGCCAATGATACGTTTTACGGAGTGTATTATTATAATACGAACGAGAAGGTTTGTTCGATAGTGATAACGAGGAATTGCGATGAACCTGGTAAAGTAGAAGATGTCTTGCTGAACGAAGCTGCGACTTCGTATTCTCTTCCTCATGCTGAAGTGAAGCATATCATGTATGCGGTGGTCAATGTGTTCAAGGATGGGCATTTGGAGACATTTTATGTCACCTATGAGAGATGTTAA